From Ficedula albicollis isolate OC2 chromosome 20, FicAlb1.5, whole genome shotgun sequence, one genomic window encodes:
- the EPB41L1 gene encoding band 4.1-like protein 1 isoform X1 codes for MTTETGPGSEVRNAQEEAQQQPLEAAAQGPTAAPSPAGRDTDPHEKLGAQPDSRNMEPGTDMEDKDYSETDGLSDKTTPSKTQKSPQKTTKKVKSALCRVTLLDASEYECEVEKHARGQVLFDMVCEHLNLLEKDYFGLTFCDSDSQKNWLDPSKEIKKQIRSGPWNFAFTVKFYPPDPAQLTEDITRYYLCLQLRADIITGRLPCSFVTHALLGSYAVQAELGDHDTEEHVGNYVSELRFAPNQTRELEERIMELHKTYRGMTPGEAEIHFLENAKKLSMYGVDLHHAKDSEGIDIMLGVCANGLLIYRDRLRINRFAWPKILKISYKRSNFYIKIRPGEYEQFESTIGFKLPNHRSAKRLWKVCIEHHTFFRLVSPEPPPKGFLVMGSKFRYSGRTQAQTRQASALIDRPAPFFERSSSKRYTMSRSLDGEFSRPASVSENHDAGPEGEKQDEDGELGSRRRSETEDEEVTTPTKIKELKPEHETTPRHKQEFLDKPEDVLLKHQASINELKRTLKEPNSKLVHRDRDRRLPSSPASSSPKHEEETPKGTPEKATETMEEDTLEDFASEHGASLSMESFTQKSLVSSPEGSEHWVFIEREAPRLEAVALRKTLRAKTEEARAGTSERSTSGSLTKVEVAVGKAKDMAAQEEPAAEALETRKRAKMIASPEDFESVWEDELYEKESRGESSPGAAHLPAESTEGEPQEPGKDAATREHGLPKPCQQPEEKQRTKILEPEPSQGEREVLSKERASTTFKKQEAKVPATAPELLKIKVKAGDDSSETSATQRIIYLGDPEGEEKDSKTHLVLDTDGWLGLEERPDAAVNASREESGHMSPVAQGFQPLSSASHQHRTVSGKPTGAPQPPGMGSDGTSLGGHPLSGWEDVSLQPEKASGAGVPGGASVGSEALLCSREVGPEETELQSSVGGSKPCGLAGDGPWAEEHRGSPALEGLSGGVGADSDREESARVVLQMEEIEPKSPPSSAASWQGHTYTMGLKGDKPSAPVPPPLPQKPSPIPAEPSPGTEPQGTELSTGTSPARGVAMPEGVSPSRELAPMGTDPEAEEQSQNVGFASWKPHQGTSPVTGESPQSTDTAAESIQVRDLATREVAQDMDTAQSNVPATEEPLQEEKDMIKELFQGSGKPTRDEGSRMEEVSHDKSLGMTELSPKEQEAEHQTETILRDLPLHTADPKAQEPHQDSEFSMGQVLQGGSQTVTESSRDGDLVPGQPPPDESPRRVAADVPHFQSPAAGLCQGSEASQLSALADEGGAGHSGGGTHPEEPGVPVCVAGLAGAVSQEHGDATVALGNQQDSKSYRETSVASKIKMFEQGEVERRAAQEGQERVPEAETSVAATGKTNVAQDVPVSTGLASPPAAGPVSSVGSLALGQGAGSGDSCQPQSLQEHVSAEPQHEDSADLASPDSGCELTLAEAVSKSQEPSGEEKDLCDPSVKSSLKEENVKAAVAVVAQRAGVREGPEERVKPPRHRAPESDTGDEEPDQEKDSVFLKDNHLAIERKCSSITVSSTSSLEAEVDFTVIGDFHGTAFEDISRSLPELDKDKSETEDEGLVSLQHTDKVVPGLEEDVKGRDKVSQASPDVSQPELSAPKADTVTVKKPEAEGSTPHRVSTTDTAQVDGGTPGSRDSTTTAQAGATETALVTSDHGTKAGKGAAPTTDLRSLSPISSGSAGKEVLTSIFSATAETLSTSTTTHVTKTVKGGFSETRIEKRIIITGDEDVDQDQALALAIKEAKLQHPDMLVTKAVVYRETEPSPEERDKKPQES; via the exons ATGACAACGGAGACAGGCCCGGGCTCTGAGGTGAGGAACGCGCAGGAAGAGGCGCAGCAGCAGCCGCTGGAGGCGGCGGCCCAGGGCCCCACGGCCGCGCCCAGCCCCGCCGGCCGCGACACCGACCCCCATGAGAAGCTGGGGGCGCAGCCCGACAGCCGGAACATGGAGCCG ggcacagACATGGAGGACAAGGACTACAGTGAGACCGATGGACTCTCTGACAAAACAACTCCCAGCAAGACCCAGAAGTCACCCCAGAAAACCACCAAGAAAGTGAAGAGTGCCCTGTGCAGGGTGACCCTGCTTGATGCATCTGAGTATGAGTGCGAGGTGGAG AAACACGCCCGAGGCCAGGTGCTCTTTGACATGGTGTGTGAGCACCTCAACCTCCTGGAGAAGGACTACTTTGGCCTCACCTTCTGTGATTCAGACAGCCAGAAG AACTGGCTGGACCCCTCCAAGGAGATCAAGAAGCAGATCCGCA gcgGACCCTGGAACTTTGCCTTCACTGTGAAGTTCTACCCTCCAgaccctgcccagctcacagAGGACATCACCAG ATACtacctgtgcctgcagctccgTGCCGACATCATCACGGGCcgcctgccctgctccttcgTCACCCACGCCCTGCTGGGCTCCTACGCCGTGCAGGCCGAGCTGGGTGACCACGACACCGAGGAGCACGTGGGCAACTACGTGAGCGAGCTGCGCTTCGCCCCCAACCAGACGCGGGAGCTGGAGGAGCGCATCATGGAGCTGCACAAGACCTACCG GGGAATGACCCCTGGGGAAGCAGAGATCCACTTCCTGGAGAACGCCAAGAAGCTCTCCATGTACGGGGTAGACCTGCACCACGCCAAG GACTCAGAGGGCATCGACATCATGCTGGGCGTCTGCGCCAACGGCCTCCTCATCTACAGGGACCGGCTGCGCATCAACCGCTTCGCCTGGCCCAAGATCCTCAAGATCTCCTACAAGAGGAGCAACTTCTACATCAAGATCCGCCCAGGGGAG TATGAACAGTTTGAGAGCACCATTGGCTTCAAGCTGCCCAACCACCGCTCAGCCAAGAGGCTCTGGAAGGTCTGCATAGAGCACCACACCTTCTTCAG gctggtgtccccagagccaccccccAAGGGCTTCCTGGTGATGGGCTCCAAGTTTCGGTACAGCGGGCGCACGCAGGCGCAGACCCGCCAGGCCAGCGCCCTCATCGACCGGCCCGCGCCCTTCTTCGAGCGCTCCTCCAGCAAGCGCTACACCATGTCCCGCAGCCTGGACGGAG AGTTCTCCCGCCCAGCCTCCGTCAGTGAGAACCACGATGCTGGGCCTGAGGGTGAGAAGCAAGATGAGGACGGTGAGTTGGGCAGCAGGAGACGCTCTGAGACGGAGGATGAGGAGGTGACCACCCCGACGAAGATCAAGGAGCTGAAG CCGGAGCACGAAACTACCCCCAGGCACAAGCAGGAG TTTTTAGACAAGCCAGAGGATGTTTTGCTGAAGCATCAGGCCAGCATCAATGAGCTGAAGCGGACCCTGAAGGAGCCCAACAGCAAACTGGTTCACAGGGACCGGGATAGGAGGCTGCCTTCCTCACCAGCCTCTTCCTCACCCAAGCATGAGGAGGAAACACCAAAGGGAACCCCTGAAAAGGCCACTGAg ACGATGGAAGAGGACACCTTAGAGGATTTTGCATCTGAGCATGGAGCTTCCCTAAGCATGGAGTCTTTCACGCAGAAAAGCCTTGTCTCCTCTCCTGAG GGCTCGGAGCACTGGGTATTTATAGAGAGAGAAGCCCCTAGGCTGGAAGCTGTAGCTCTGAGGAAAACTCTGAGAGCCAAGACAGAAGAAGCACGTGCAGGGACCTCGGAGAGGAGCACAAGTGGGAGCCTGACGAAAGTGGAGGTGGCGGTAGGGAAAGCCAAGGACATGGCAGCCCAGGAAGAGCCGGCAGCTGAAGCCTTGGAAACGAGGAAGAGAGCCAAAATGATTGCTAGTCCCGAGGATTTTGAGTCTGTGTGGGAGGATGAGCTCTATGAGAAGGAAAGCAGGGGTGAGTCCAGCCCAGGGGCGGCACATCTGCCCGCTGAGAGCACCGAGGGGGAGCCCCAGGAGCCGGGCAAAGATGCAGCCACCAGGGAGCATGGGCTGCCTAAGCCCTGTCAGCAGCCTGAAGAGAAGCAAAGGACCAAGATTTTGGAGCCAGAGCCTTCCCAGGGAGAACGTGAGGTGCTCTCCAAGGAACGTGCTTCCACAACCTTCAAGAAGCAGGAGGCCAAAGTGCCAGCCACGGCCCCAGAGCTCCTGAAAATTAAAGTGAAAGCTGGTGATGACAGTTCAGAGACTTCTGCAACCCAGAGGATCATCTACCTAGGAGATCCagagggggaggagaaggacaGTAAAACAcacctggtcttggacactgATGGGTGGCTTGGCTTGGAGGAGAGACCAGATGCCGCAGTAAATGCATCCAGGGAGGAATCCGGGCACATGTCACCCGTGGCACAAGGGTTCCAACCCCTCTCCTCAGCAAGTCACCAACACAGGACAGTGTCTGGAAAACCCACTGGAGCGCCACAGCCACCTGGGATGGGCAGTGATGGGACCAGCCTGGGGGGACATCCCCTCTCAGGGTGGGAagatgtgtccctgcagccagagaaaGCATCTGGTGCTGGGGTGCCTGGAGGAGCATCTGTGGGAAGTGAAGCCCTGCTGTGTTCCCGGGAGGTGGGACCAGAGgagacagagctgcagagctcagtgggAGGCTCGAAGCCATGTGGCCTGGCAGGGGATGGCCCCTGGGCTGAGGAGCACAGAGggagcccagcactggaggGGCTCTCGGGAGGGGTTGGAGCAGACAGTGACAGGGAGGAAAGTGCCAGAGTGGTTCTTCAGATGGAAGAGATAGAGCCCAAGTCTCCTCCATCATCAGCTGCATCTTGGCAGGGCCACACTTACACCATGGGGCTGAAGGGGGACAAACCCAGcgctcctgtccctccacccctTCCCCAGAAACCCAGCCCAATCCCTGCGGAGCCATCTCCGGGGACGGAGCctcagggcacagagctgtccacgggcaccagccctgccagagggGTGGCCATGCCCGAGGGTGTGAGCCCCTCCAGGGAGCTGGCTCCCATGGGCACCGATCCTGAAGCTgaagaacaatcccaaaatgtgggatttgCCTCATGGAAACCCCATCAAGGGACAAGTCCTGTTACAGGAGAGTCACCCCAAagcacagacactgcagcagAGTCGATCCAGGTTAGAGACCTGGCCACCAGAGAGGTGGCCCAGGACatggacacagcacagagtAATGTCCCTGCCACTGAAgagccactgcaggaggagaaggacaTGATCAAAGAGCTCTTTCAGGGCTCAGGAAAGCCGACCAGAGATGAAGGCTCTAGGATGGAAGAAGTGTCCCATGACAAAAGCCTTGGCATGACTGAGCTGTCCCCCAAGGAACAAGAAGCAGAACACCAGACTGAGACAATCCTGAGAGACTTGCCTCTCCACACAGCAGATCCCAAAGCACAAGAGCCACACCAGGACTCGGAGTTCAGTATGGGACAAGTTCTGCAGGGTGGGAGCCAGACAgtcacagaaagcagcagggacGGTGACCTGGTTCCAGGACAGCCACCTCCGGATGAGTCTCCTCGCAGAGTAGCTGCTGATGTCCCTCACTTCCAGTCCCCTGCAGCAGGATTGTGCCAAGGAAGCGAGGcatcccagctctctgccctgGCAGATGAAGGCGGGGCAGGGCACTCAGGTGGTGGGACTCATCCAGAAGAGCCTGGGGTGCCGGTGTGcgtggctgggctggcaggagctgtgtcccaggagCATGGGGACGCTACTGTGGCCCTAGGAAACCAGCAGGACAGCAAGAGCTACAGGGAAACCTCTGTGGCCTCCAAGATCAAGATGTTTGAGCAAGGCGAAGTGGAGCGAAGGGCGgcccaggagggacaggagcgTGTGCCTGAAGCTGAGACGTCGGTGGCAGCCACAGGGAAAACAAACGTGGCACAGGATGTGCCTGTGAGCACCGGCCTCGCCTCACCCCCTGCAGCGGGACCTGTGTCCAGTGTGGGCTCCTTGGCCCTTGGGCAAGGGGCTGGTTCAGGAGACAGCTGCCAGCCTCAGTCCTTGCAGGAACACGtctctgctgagccccagcacgAAGACAGTGCTGACCTGGCCTCGCCCGACTCCGGCTGCGAGCTGACGCTGGCCGAGGCCGTG AGCAAATCTCAGGAACCaagtggggaagaaaaggatttaTGTGACCCATCAGTAAAATCCAGCCTGAAAGAAGAGAATGTAAAGGCCGCTGTTGCAGTGGTCGCGCAG AGAGCAGGCGTGAGGGAGGGCCCCGAGGAGAGGGTGAAACCGCCCCGGCACAGGGCCCCCGAGAGCGACACCGGCGACGAGGAGCCCGACCAGGAGAAGGACTCGGTCTTCCTCAAGGACAACCACCTGGCCATCGAGCGCAAGTGCTCCAGCATCACGGTCAGCTCCACCTCCAGCCTGGAGGCAGAGGTGGACTTCACCGTCATCGGGGACTTCCACGGCACCGCCTTTGAGGACATCTCCCGGAGCCTGCCCGAGCTGGACAAGGACAAGAGCGAAACAGAAGATGAAGGCCTGGTTTCCCTCCAGCACACTGACAAAGTAGTTCCTGGACTGGAAGAGGATGTCAAAGGCAGGGATAAAGTCTCCCAGGCCAGCCCAGATGTCTCCCAGCCAGAG ctttCAGCCCCAAAAGCAGACACTGTGACTGTGAAGAAGCCTGAAGCAGAAGGCTCCACTCCCCATCGGGTCAGCACCACAGACACGGCCCAG
- the EPB41L1 gene encoding band 4.1-like protein 1 isoform X2, whose amino-acid sequence MTTETGPGSEVRNAQEEAQQQPLEAAAQGPTAAPSPAGRDTDPHEKLGAQPDSRNMEPGTDMEDKDYSETDGLSDKTTPSKTQKSPQKTTKKVKSALCRVTLLDASEYECEVEKHARGQVLFDMVCEHLNLLEKDYFGLTFCDSDSQKNWLDPSKEIKKQIRSGPWNFAFTVKFYPPDPAQLTEDITRYYLCLQLRADIITGRLPCSFVTHALLGSYAVQAELGDHDTEEHVGNYVSELRFAPNQTRELEERIMELHKTYRGMTPGEAEIHFLENAKKLSMYGVDLHHAKDSEGIDIMLGVCANGLLIYRDRLRINRFAWPKILKISYKRSNFYIKIRPGEYEQFESTIGFKLPNHRSAKRLWKVCIEHHTFFRLVSPEPPPKGFLVMGSKFRYSGRTQAQTRQASALIDRPAPFFERSSSKRYTMSRSLDGEFSRPASVSENHDAGPEGEKQDEDGELGSRRRSETEDEEVTTPTKIKELKPEHETTPRHKQEFLDKPEDVLLKHQASINELKRTLKEPNSKLVHRDRDRRLPSSPASSSPKHEEETPKGTPEKATETMEEDTLEDFASEHGASLSMESFTQKSLVSSPEGSEHWVFIEREAPRLEAVALRKTLRAKTEEARAGTSERSTSGSLTKVEVAVGKAKDMAAQEEPAAEALETRKRAKMIASPEDFESVWEDELYEKESRGESSPGAAHLPAESTEGEPQEPGKDAATREHGLPKPCQQPEEKQRTKILEPEPSQGEREVLSKERASTTFKKQEAKVPATAPELLKIKVKAGDDSSETSATQRIIYLGDPEGEEKDSKTHLVLDTDGWLGLEERPDAAVNASREESGHMSPVAQGFQPLSSASHQHRTVSGKPTGAPQPPGMGSDGTSLGGHPLSGWEDVSLQPEKASGAGVPGGASVGSEALLCSREVGPEETELQSSVGGSKPCGLAGDGPWAEEHRGSPALEGLSGGVGADSDREESARVVLQMEEIEPKSPPSSAASWQGHTYTMGLKGDKPSAPVPPPLPQKPSPIPAEPSPGTEPQGTELSTGTSPARGVAMPEGVSPSRELAPMGTDPEAEEQSQNVGFASWKPHQGTSPVTGESPQSTDTAAESIQVRDLATREVAQDMDTAQSNVPATEEPLQEEKDMIKELFQGSGKPTRDEGSRMEEVSHDKSLGMTELSPKEQEAEHQTETILRDLPLHTADPKAQEPHQDSEFSMGQVLQGGSQTVTESSRDGDLVPGQPPPDESPRRVAADVPHFQSPAAGLCQGSEASQLSALADEGGAGHSGGGTHPEEPGVPVCVAGLAGAVSQEHGDATVALGNQQDSKSYRETSVASKIKMFEQGEVERRAAQEGQERVPEAETSVAATGKTNVAQDVPVSTGLASPPAAGPVSSVGSLALGQGAGSGDSCQPQSLQEHVSAEPQHEDSADLASPDSGCELTLAEAVRAGVREGPEERVKPPRHRAPESDTGDEEPDQEKDSVFLKDNHLAIERKCSSITVSSTSSLEAEVDFTVIGDFHGTAFEDISRSLPELDKDKSETEDEGLVSLQHTDKVVPGLEEDVKGRDKVSQASPDVSQPELSAPKADTVTVKKPEAEGSTPHRVSTTDTAQVDGGTPGSRDSTTTAQAGATETALVTSDHGTKAGKGAAPTTDLRSLSPISSGSAGKEVLTSIFSATAETLSTSTTTHVTKTVKGGFSETRIEKRIIITGDEDVDQDQALALAIKEAKLQHPDMLVTKAVVYRETEPSPEERDKKPQES is encoded by the exons ATGACAACGGAGACAGGCCCGGGCTCTGAGGTGAGGAACGCGCAGGAAGAGGCGCAGCAGCAGCCGCTGGAGGCGGCGGCCCAGGGCCCCACGGCCGCGCCCAGCCCCGCCGGCCGCGACACCGACCCCCATGAGAAGCTGGGGGCGCAGCCCGACAGCCGGAACATGGAGCCG ggcacagACATGGAGGACAAGGACTACAGTGAGACCGATGGACTCTCTGACAAAACAACTCCCAGCAAGACCCAGAAGTCACCCCAGAAAACCACCAAGAAAGTGAAGAGTGCCCTGTGCAGGGTGACCCTGCTTGATGCATCTGAGTATGAGTGCGAGGTGGAG AAACACGCCCGAGGCCAGGTGCTCTTTGACATGGTGTGTGAGCACCTCAACCTCCTGGAGAAGGACTACTTTGGCCTCACCTTCTGTGATTCAGACAGCCAGAAG AACTGGCTGGACCCCTCCAAGGAGATCAAGAAGCAGATCCGCA gcgGACCCTGGAACTTTGCCTTCACTGTGAAGTTCTACCCTCCAgaccctgcccagctcacagAGGACATCACCAG ATACtacctgtgcctgcagctccgTGCCGACATCATCACGGGCcgcctgccctgctccttcgTCACCCACGCCCTGCTGGGCTCCTACGCCGTGCAGGCCGAGCTGGGTGACCACGACACCGAGGAGCACGTGGGCAACTACGTGAGCGAGCTGCGCTTCGCCCCCAACCAGACGCGGGAGCTGGAGGAGCGCATCATGGAGCTGCACAAGACCTACCG GGGAATGACCCCTGGGGAAGCAGAGATCCACTTCCTGGAGAACGCCAAGAAGCTCTCCATGTACGGGGTAGACCTGCACCACGCCAAG GACTCAGAGGGCATCGACATCATGCTGGGCGTCTGCGCCAACGGCCTCCTCATCTACAGGGACCGGCTGCGCATCAACCGCTTCGCCTGGCCCAAGATCCTCAAGATCTCCTACAAGAGGAGCAACTTCTACATCAAGATCCGCCCAGGGGAG TATGAACAGTTTGAGAGCACCATTGGCTTCAAGCTGCCCAACCACCGCTCAGCCAAGAGGCTCTGGAAGGTCTGCATAGAGCACCACACCTTCTTCAG gctggtgtccccagagccaccccccAAGGGCTTCCTGGTGATGGGCTCCAAGTTTCGGTACAGCGGGCGCACGCAGGCGCAGACCCGCCAGGCCAGCGCCCTCATCGACCGGCCCGCGCCCTTCTTCGAGCGCTCCTCCAGCAAGCGCTACACCATGTCCCGCAGCCTGGACGGAG AGTTCTCCCGCCCAGCCTCCGTCAGTGAGAACCACGATGCTGGGCCTGAGGGTGAGAAGCAAGATGAGGACGGTGAGTTGGGCAGCAGGAGACGCTCTGAGACGGAGGATGAGGAGGTGACCACCCCGACGAAGATCAAGGAGCTGAAG CCGGAGCACGAAACTACCCCCAGGCACAAGCAGGAG TTTTTAGACAAGCCAGAGGATGTTTTGCTGAAGCATCAGGCCAGCATCAATGAGCTGAAGCGGACCCTGAAGGAGCCCAACAGCAAACTGGTTCACAGGGACCGGGATAGGAGGCTGCCTTCCTCACCAGCCTCTTCCTCACCCAAGCATGAGGAGGAAACACCAAAGGGAACCCCTGAAAAGGCCACTGAg ACGATGGAAGAGGACACCTTAGAGGATTTTGCATCTGAGCATGGAGCTTCCCTAAGCATGGAGTCTTTCACGCAGAAAAGCCTTGTCTCCTCTCCTGAG GGCTCGGAGCACTGGGTATTTATAGAGAGAGAAGCCCCTAGGCTGGAAGCTGTAGCTCTGAGGAAAACTCTGAGAGCCAAGACAGAAGAAGCACGTGCAGGGACCTCGGAGAGGAGCACAAGTGGGAGCCTGACGAAAGTGGAGGTGGCGGTAGGGAAAGCCAAGGACATGGCAGCCCAGGAAGAGCCGGCAGCTGAAGCCTTGGAAACGAGGAAGAGAGCCAAAATGATTGCTAGTCCCGAGGATTTTGAGTCTGTGTGGGAGGATGAGCTCTATGAGAAGGAAAGCAGGGGTGAGTCCAGCCCAGGGGCGGCACATCTGCCCGCTGAGAGCACCGAGGGGGAGCCCCAGGAGCCGGGCAAAGATGCAGCCACCAGGGAGCATGGGCTGCCTAAGCCCTGTCAGCAGCCTGAAGAGAAGCAAAGGACCAAGATTTTGGAGCCAGAGCCTTCCCAGGGAGAACGTGAGGTGCTCTCCAAGGAACGTGCTTCCACAACCTTCAAGAAGCAGGAGGCCAAAGTGCCAGCCACGGCCCCAGAGCTCCTGAAAATTAAAGTGAAAGCTGGTGATGACAGTTCAGAGACTTCTGCAACCCAGAGGATCATCTACCTAGGAGATCCagagggggaggagaaggacaGTAAAACAcacctggtcttggacactgATGGGTGGCTTGGCTTGGAGGAGAGACCAGATGCCGCAGTAAATGCATCCAGGGAGGAATCCGGGCACATGTCACCCGTGGCACAAGGGTTCCAACCCCTCTCCTCAGCAAGTCACCAACACAGGACAGTGTCTGGAAAACCCACTGGAGCGCCACAGCCACCTGGGATGGGCAGTGATGGGACCAGCCTGGGGGGACATCCCCTCTCAGGGTGGGAagatgtgtccctgcagccagagaaaGCATCTGGTGCTGGGGTGCCTGGAGGAGCATCTGTGGGAAGTGAAGCCCTGCTGTGTTCCCGGGAGGTGGGACCAGAGgagacagagctgcagagctcagtgggAGGCTCGAAGCCATGTGGCCTGGCAGGGGATGGCCCCTGGGCTGAGGAGCACAGAGggagcccagcactggaggGGCTCTCGGGAGGGGTTGGAGCAGACAGTGACAGGGAGGAAAGTGCCAGAGTGGTTCTTCAGATGGAAGAGATAGAGCCCAAGTCTCCTCCATCATCAGCTGCATCTTGGCAGGGCCACACTTACACCATGGGGCTGAAGGGGGACAAACCCAGcgctcctgtccctccacccctTCCCCAGAAACCCAGCCCAATCCCTGCGGAGCCATCTCCGGGGACGGAGCctcagggcacagagctgtccacgggcaccagccctgccagagggGTGGCCATGCCCGAGGGTGTGAGCCCCTCCAGGGAGCTGGCTCCCATGGGCACCGATCCTGAAGCTgaagaacaatcccaaaatgtgggatttgCCTCATGGAAACCCCATCAAGGGACAAGTCCTGTTACAGGAGAGTCACCCCAAagcacagacactgcagcagAGTCGATCCAGGTTAGAGACCTGGCCACCAGAGAGGTGGCCCAGGACatggacacagcacagagtAATGTCCCTGCCACTGAAgagccactgcaggaggagaaggacaTGATCAAAGAGCTCTTTCAGGGCTCAGGAAAGCCGACCAGAGATGAAGGCTCTAGGATGGAAGAAGTGTCCCATGACAAAAGCCTTGGCATGACTGAGCTGTCCCCCAAGGAACAAGAAGCAGAACACCAGACTGAGACAATCCTGAGAGACTTGCCTCTCCACACAGCAGATCCCAAAGCACAAGAGCCACACCAGGACTCGGAGTTCAGTATGGGACAAGTTCTGCAGGGTGGGAGCCAGACAgtcacagaaagcagcagggacGGTGACCTGGTTCCAGGACAGCCACCTCCGGATGAGTCTCCTCGCAGAGTAGCTGCTGATGTCCCTCACTTCCAGTCCCCTGCAGCAGGATTGTGCCAAGGAAGCGAGGcatcccagctctctgccctgGCAGATGAAGGCGGGGCAGGGCACTCAGGTGGTGGGACTCATCCAGAAGAGCCTGGGGTGCCGGTGTGcgtggctgggctggcaggagctgtgtcccaggagCATGGGGACGCTACTGTGGCCCTAGGAAACCAGCAGGACAGCAAGAGCTACAGGGAAACCTCTGTGGCCTCCAAGATCAAGATGTTTGAGCAAGGCGAAGTGGAGCGAAGGGCGgcccaggagggacaggagcgTGTGCCTGAAGCTGAGACGTCGGTGGCAGCCACAGGGAAAACAAACGTGGCACAGGATGTGCCTGTGAGCACCGGCCTCGCCTCACCCCCTGCAGCGGGACCTGTGTCCAGTGTGGGCTCCTTGGCCCTTGGGCAAGGGGCTGGTTCAGGAGACAGCTGCCAGCCTCAGTCCTTGCAGGAACACGtctctgctgagccccagcacgAAGACAGTGCTGACCTGGCCTCGCCCGACTCCGGCTGCGAGCTGACGCTGGCCGAGGCCGTG AGAGCAGGCGTGAGGGAGGGCCCCGAGGAGAGGGTGAAACCGCCCCGGCACAGGGCCCCCGAGAGCGACACCGGCGACGAGGAGCCCGACCAGGAGAAGGACTCGGTCTTCCTCAAGGACAACCACCTGGCCATCGAGCGCAAGTGCTCCAGCATCACGGTCAGCTCCACCTCCAGCCTGGAGGCAGAGGTGGACTTCACCGTCATCGGGGACTTCCACGGCACCGCCTTTGAGGACATCTCCCGGAGCCTGCCCGAGCTGGACAAGGACAAGAGCGAAACAGAAGATGAAGGCCTGGTTTCCCTCCAGCACACTGACAAAGTAGTTCCTGGACTGGAAGAGGATGTCAAAGGCAGGGATAAAGTCTCCCAGGCCAGCCCAGATGTCTCCCAGCCAGAG ctttCAGCCCCAAAAGCAGACACTGTGACTGTGAAGAAGCCTGAAGCAGAAGGCTCCACTCCCCATCGGGTCAGCACCACAGACACGGCCCAG